In Humulus lupulus chromosome 7, drHumLupu1.1, whole genome shotgun sequence, the following are encoded in one genomic region:
- the LOC133788905 gene encoding NADH dehydrogenase [ubiquinone] 1 alpha subcomplex subunit 8-B, with protein MSSAVDAAGDPIPTSAVLMASSKQIAFRCQAENVAFLKCKKNDPNPEKCLDKGQQVTRCVLGLLRDLHQKCTKEMDDYVGCMYYNTNEFDLCRKEQQAFEKACPLE; from the exons ATGTCGAGCGCCGTGGATGCTGCCGGAGATCCGATACCAACATCAGCGGTGCTGATGGCGTCGTCGAAGCAGATTGCGTTCAGATGCCAAGCGGAGAACGTAGCTTTCCTCAAGTGCAAGAAGAATGACCCAAACCCTGAGAAATGTCTCGATAAGGGCCAGCAAGTTACTCGATGTGTCCTTGGCCT GTTGAGAGATCTTCACCAGAAGTGCACAAAAGAGATGGATGATTATGTTGGATGCATGTATTACAATACAAACGAGTTTGATTTATGTCGCAAAGAGCAGCAAGCATTTGAGAAAGCATGCCCTTTGGAATGA